The sequence below is a genomic window from Desulfonatronum thioautotrophicum.
CTCTGTTATCGGAATCGGTAATCACAAACTGGATTCCCGCCAGTTCCTCTTGGCGCAGTTCCGGCGGGAGGTGGAGACGAGTGGAAACCGGGCGGAAGTTGCGGATACGAAATTGCGGAACATCCTCCTGGCCGAGAGCGGGAAAGGTGCCACCCTCCCTGCTGATGAACGAAACATTGATCTGCCCGGAAATGAGGTCATTTGTGAGGTTGCGCACCTCGAAATCGGCCCGCTTGTTTCCTGGCTGCAAATTCAACTGCATGGCGTCCAGGGTGGCGATCTGGAGGTCCAGATCCTCACGAACAGGGAGCGGTTGATCGATTTCCTCTTCAACAATGGGAGCGGGCAGTTCCGACGGGGCGTCTGTATCGGTATCAGTATCAGGAAGGGTCGTGTCCGGCGGTGCGACCGGGACAAGACCCTCCTGCACTGGAGTTGGTAGCTGCTGCCAGGCTGATTGCGGGGAGGGCGCCTCGCTGATCGCCTGAGGCGGCGTGAGGTTGGTGTCCTCCATGGCCTCCTCCGATGGGTGTTCCGGGCTCATCCTGGACTGGAGCAGCATTGCCCCGCCCCCTACAAGGATGAGTAGGGCCACCCCGGCCAAACCGAGTTGCCATCTTGGAAAAGATGAACGCGTGACCGATTCATTCTGGGGCGGCGGGGTCCAGACAGTGGAGTCCGTGCTGAATTGCATGTTCTTGAGAGCATCCTCGATCATCGCTTGGTCGAGATTCAAAAAACGAGCATAGCTCCGGACAAAGCCCTTGACGTAGACCGAACCCGGCAGGGCGCTCTCATTCCCCTCCTCTATGGCCTTCAGGGCGAAGACCCCGATTCTGGTCACCTTGGCCACTTGCTGCAGGTCCACTCCCTGCCGCAACCGTTCTTCCTGTAAACGTTTCCCGATTTCCCAAAAATCCATGAATGCCCTCCCGGCGAATGAACTGCATGTACCGTTGCTCAAGACAGTTCATACAATCTTTCGAAATGGGAAGAAACCATCATCCCTTCGAGGTCTCGCTCGAGCCTTCAGAAGAAGGGAATGTGCCGAGGTTGGGTTTGATGGCCCGGCCAAGCCAGGCGATGGTTCGCCCAAGATAGTCCATGTTCCGCAGCCCTTCCTGGTCCTGGAGCACGTCGCCCTTGTTCAGGCCGAAGCCAAGGTTCCAGTAGGATGATCCGGGCACGATCATGGACGACATCAGAAACATATGGTTGATGGTGTCAAAGACATGGGTCCCCCCGCCTCGGCGAACAGCAACCACTGCCGCCCCAATCTTGCCGCGCAAAGCTCCTCCGTTGGCCACGCTGACCAGGCCCAGCCGGTCAAGCAGTGCTTTCATTTCAGCACTGACGTCGGTGAAGTAGGTTGGCGAACCGAAAATCAGTGCATCCGCGCCCCACACTTCGGCCAAAATGTCATTGCAGATGTCCGAGGTGACCGCGCACTGCATGTTC
It includes:
- a CDS encoding helix-turn-helix domain-containing protein — protein: MDFWEIGKRLQEERLRQGVDLQQVAKVTRIGVFALKAIEEGNESALPGSVYVKGFVRSYARFLNLDQAMIEDALKNMQFSTDSTVWTPPPQNESVTRSSFPRWQLGLAGVALLILVGGGAMLLQSRMSPEHPSEEAMEDTNLTPPQAISEAPSPQSAWQQLPTPVQEGLVPVAPPDTTLPDTDTDTDAPSELPAPIVEEEIDQPLPVREDLDLQIATLDAMQLNLQPGNKRADFEVRNLTNDLISGQINVSFISREGGTFPALGQEDVPQFRIRNFRPVSTRLHLPPELRQEELAGIQFVITDSDNRDVFVKTYPVGQSEPAETRSSE
- a CDS encoding flavodoxin family protein, encoding MKAIAINGSPRKGGNTEILLRKVLEPLETAGWETRLHQVGAKRIGGCIACYQCFENKNMQCAVTSDICNDILAEVWGADALIFGSPTYFTDVSAEMKALLDRLGLVSVANGGALRGKIGAAVVAVRRGGGTHVFDTINHMFLMSSMIVPGSSYWNLGFGLNKGDVLQDQEGLRNMDYLGRTIAWLGRAIKPNLGTFPSSEGSSETSKG